The Mycolicibacterium smegmatis genome has a window encoding:
- a CDS encoding mycofactocin-coupled SDR family oxidoreductase encodes MAERLTGRVAFITGAARGQGRAHAVRMAKEGADIIAVDIAGPLPPSVPYDSATPEDLAETTRLVEATGRRILAARADTRDLEALRDVVGKGVAEFGRLDVIVANAGITVPEPWNETTPESFRDVMDINVTGTWNTVMAGAQHIIDGGRGGSIILISSAAGIKMQPFMVHYTASKHAVAGMARAFAAELGKHRIRVNSLHPGAVNTPMGTGDMLAALTRANDTNPGLMQMVTPFLPDYIAEPEDIADAAVWLASDESRFVTASRVAVDLGSTQF; translated from the coding sequence ATGGCCGAGCGGCTGACCGGACGGGTCGCGTTCATCACCGGGGCCGCCCGCGGTCAGGGCCGCGCGCATGCGGTCCGCATGGCCAAGGAGGGCGCCGACATCATCGCGGTCGACATCGCCGGGCCTTTGCCACCCAGCGTGCCCTACGATTCGGCGACGCCGGAGGATCTCGCCGAGACCACCCGCCTGGTCGAGGCCACGGGTCGGCGAATCCTGGCCGCCAGGGCCGACACTCGCGACCTGGAGGCACTGCGCGACGTCGTCGGCAAGGGTGTCGCCGAGTTCGGCAGGCTCGACGTCATCGTCGCCAACGCGGGTATCACCGTCCCGGAACCGTGGAACGAGACCACGCCCGAGTCGTTCCGCGACGTCATGGACATCAACGTCACCGGCACCTGGAACACCGTGATGGCCGGCGCCCAACACATCATCGACGGGGGCCGCGGCGGTTCGATCATCCTGATCAGCTCCGCGGCGGGCATCAAGATGCAGCCGTTCATGGTGCACTACACCGCGAGCAAGCATGCTGTCGCAGGCATGGCCCGCGCGTTCGCCGCCGAGCTGGGCAAGCACCGGATCCGGGTCAACAGCCTGCATCCAGGTGCCGTCAACACCCCGATGGGTACCGGCGACATGCTGGCCGCCCTCACGCGCGCCAACGACACCAATCCGGGCCTGATGCAGATGGTCACGCCGTTCCTGCCGGACTACATCGCCGAACCCGAGGACATCGCCGACGCCGCCGTGTGGCTGGCGAGCGACGAATCGCGCTTCGTCACCGCGAGCCGGGTGGCTGTCGACCTGGGTTCGACGCAGTTCTGA
- a CDS encoding acyl-CoA dehydrogenase family protein gives MTGTVTDGQSAAEVGDEDFEEILAQARSFIRNAVVPRENEILATDKVPDDIREQAKNMGLFGYAIPQQWGGLGLNLAQDVELAMEFGYTSLALRSMFGTNNGIAGQVLVGFGTDEQKQQWLEGIASGEVVASFALTEPGAGSNPAGLRTKAVRDGSDWVINGQKRFITNAPTAGLFVVFARTRPADADGAGIAVFLVPADTPGVEVGPKDAKMGQEGAWTADVNFTDVRVPAAALVGGSEDVGYRAAMTSLARGRVHIAALAVGTAQRALDESVAYAATATQGGQPIGNFQLVQAMIADQQTGVMAGRALVRDAAQKWVTGEDRRIAPSAAKLYCTEMAGTVADLAVQIHGGTGYMREVPVERIYREVRLLRLYEGTSEIQRLIIGGGLVKAAQRQL, from the coding sequence GTGACCGGAACGGTGACCGACGGCCAGTCCGCAGCCGAAGTGGGCGACGAGGATTTCGAGGAGATCCTGGCGCAGGCCCGCAGCTTCATCCGAAATGCCGTGGTGCCCCGGGAGAACGAGATCCTCGCCACCGACAAGGTGCCCGACGACATCCGCGAGCAGGCCAAGAACATGGGCCTGTTCGGCTACGCGATCCCCCAGCAGTGGGGCGGTCTGGGCCTCAACCTGGCCCAGGATGTCGAACTGGCAATGGAATTCGGCTACACGTCACTGGCACTACGGTCGATGTTCGGCACCAACAACGGAATCGCCGGTCAGGTGCTGGTCGGATTCGGCACCGACGAGCAGAAGCAGCAGTGGCTCGAGGGCATCGCGTCGGGCGAGGTCGTGGCCTCTTTCGCACTCACCGAACCCGGTGCGGGTTCCAATCCGGCGGGCTTGCGCACCAAGGCCGTTCGTGACGGTTCGGATTGGGTGATCAACGGCCAGAAGCGTTTCATCACCAACGCACCGACGGCCGGGCTGTTCGTCGTGTTCGCCCGCACCCGCCCGGCCGACGCCGATGGCGCCGGTATCGCGGTGTTCCTGGTGCCCGCCGACACTCCCGGCGTGGAAGTCGGGCCCAAGGACGCCAAGATGGGCCAGGAAGGCGCGTGGACCGCAGACGTCAACTTCACCGACGTCCGCGTCCCGGCAGCGGCACTCGTCGGCGGCAGCGAGGACGTCGGCTACCGCGCCGCGATGACGTCACTGGCCCGTGGCCGCGTCCACATCGCCGCACTCGCCGTCGGCACCGCGCAACGCGCGCTCGACGAATCGGTCGCCTATGCCGCCACCGCGACGCAGGGCGGCCAGCCGATCGGCAATTTCCAGTTGGTGCAGGCCATGATCGCCGACCAGCAGACCGGCGTCATGGCGGGCCGCGCACTGGTGCGCGACGCCGCGCAGAAGTGGGTGACCGGTGAGGACCGGCGCATCGCCCCGTCGGCGGCGAAGCTGTACTGCACCGAAATGGCAGGCACCGTCGCCGATCTCGCCGTCCAGATCCACGGCGGTACAGGGTATATGCGCGAAGTTCCGGTCGAACGCATTTATCGTGAGGTCCGGTTGCTGCGCCTGTACGAGGGCACGAGCGAGATTCAGCGCCTGATCATCGGCGGCGGCCTGGTGAAGGCCGCGCAGCGTCAACTCTGA
- the fabG gene encoding 3-oxoacyl-ACP reductase FabG, whose amino-acid sequence MKYDRARAVPQASTKRTGDRVSLLTGQTAVVTGGAQGLGLAIAKRFISEGARVVLGDLNSEATEAAVEELGGSEVAAAVRCDVTSSADVDALVQAAVERFGGLDIMVNNAGITRDATLRKMTEEQFDQVIAVHLKGTWNGTKAAAAIMRENKRGAIVNMSSISGKVGLIGQTNYSAAKAGIVGMTKAAAKELAYLGVRVNAIQPGLIRSAMTEAMPQRIWDEKLAEIPMGRAGEPDEVAKVALFLASDLSSYMTGTVLEVTGGRHV is encoded by the coding sequence ATGAAATATGATCGAGCCCGGGCGGTGCCCCAAGCGTCGACGAAGAGGACAGGTGATCGAGTGTCATTGCTGACCGGACAGACTGCGGTGGTCACGGGCGGAGCCCAGGGGCTCGGTCTCGCCATCGCGAAGCGCTTCATCTCCGAAGGCGCCCGCGTGGTGCTGGGCGACCTCAACTCCGAGGCCACCGAGGCCGCGGTGGAGGAGCTCGGCGGATCCGAGGTGGCCGCGGCCGTGCGCTGCGACGTGACGTCGTCGGCCGACGTCGACGCTTTGGTGCAAGCCGCGGTCGAGCGGTTCGGCGGTCTGGACATCATGGTCAACAACGCGGGCATCACACGTGATGCGACATTGCGCAAGATGACCGAGGAGCAGTTCGACCAGGTCATCGCGGTCCATCTGAAGGGCACGTGGAACGGCACCAAGGCGGCCGCGGCGATCATGCGGGAGAACAAGCGCGGCGCGATCGTGAACATGTCCTCGATCTCCGGCAAGGTCGGACTGATCGGACAGACCAACTACTCGGCGGCCAAGGCCGGCATCGTCGGCATGACCAAGGCCGCGGCCAAGGAACTCGCGTACCTCGGGGTGCGGGTGAACGCGATCCAGCCCGGGCTCATCCGTTCGGCCATGACCGAGGCCATGCCGCAACGCATCTGGGACGAGAAGCTCGCCGAGATCCCGATGGGGCGTGCCGGTGAACCCGACGAGGTGGCCAAGGTGGCGCTGTTCCTCGCGAGCGATCTGTCGTCGTACATGACCGGCACCGTGCTCGAGGTCACCGGCGGTCGGCACGTATGA